The Actinomyces viscosus genome segment AACGGTCATAGGCTCGGGGTATGGACTCCTCGACCCCCGCAAGCCCCTCGTCTTCCGCAAGCCCGGACGGCTCCTTCCCGGGCGCCGACCCGCTGAACGGGCTCGGCCCGGACCTGGACGCGCGCGCACCGCACCAGCACGCCCATGGCGGCGCCCAGGGCCCGGCGGGCTTCGTGCGCCCGGCCCGGGTGGAGGACCTGGAGGCGATCGGCGAGGTCCAGGCCGCCACGATGCTCGCCTCCCTTCAGGCCGGGCACGCCGCCGAGCACGACTCCCCCCTGCCCGAGGGCGTGCGGGCCATGATCGCCGCTCCGGTCATCGCGGCCGGCTGGGAGGCGGCCGTGGTCGAGCCGCCCTCGCCCCGGCACCACGTCCTGGTGGCGACCACCGCCGGGGGCGGCGCCGAGGACCGGGCGGTGGTGGGCCTGCTGGGCCTGGCCCCCACGCAGTCCATGGACGCCAAGGGCCAGGTGGATGAGGCCGGCGTCCGGGCCGTGGAGGTCACGGCCCTGGGCGTGGAGCCCGCCAGCCAGCGCCGAGGTCACGGGTCCAGACTCCTGGCCGCCGCCGTGGACCTGGCCCGCCAGGACGGCGCCAGGGCGCTGGTGGCCTGGGCCGTGCGCGGAGATGAGTCGGTTGGCCGGCTCCTGGCCTCCGTCGGCATGGCGCCCACCGGGGCGCACCGGGTGCTCGGCGTCGGCGAGGGCATCACCGAGGACTGCTGGGCGGCCTCACTGTAGAGTCCCCCGCCACTCCCCCGCCTTAGAGATCGAGCAGGGCGTCCAGGCCGATGGTCAGGCCGGGACGGCTGGAGACCTGCCGGACGGCGAGGACCACCCCGGGCATGAAGGAGGCCCGGTCGAAGGAGTCGGTGCGGATGGTCAGCTGCTCACCGGGGTTGCCGAGCACGACCTCCTCGTGGGCGGTCAGCCCCCGCAGGCGCACGGCGTGGACGTGGACGCCGTCGACGACGGCGCCGCGGGCACCGTCCGGGTCGGTCTGGGTGGCGTCCGGCATGGCACCCAGGCCCGCCTCTACGCGGGCGGCGGCGATGCCCTGGGCGGTGGCGACCGCGGTGCCCGAGGGGGCGTCGACCTTGTTCGGGTGGTGGAGCTCGATGACCTCGGCGGACTCGAAGTAGGGGGCGGCCTTGGCGGCCAGGCTCATAGCGAGCACCGCGGACAGGGCGAAGTTCGGGGCGATGAGGACGCTGCGGCCGGCGGCCTCGGGCCGGGCCAGGTGCTCGCTGACGCGCTCGTAGGACTCCTGGTTCCAGCCGGTGGTGCCGACGACGACGTCCACCCCGGCGTCAATCAGGGCGTGGACATTGGCCTCGGTGACGCTGGGGACGGTGAAGTCGACGGCGACGTCGGCGCCGGCCAGGTGCTCGGCGTCGAGGGGGTCCCCTACGTCAAGGCGGGCCACGAGCTCGAGGCCCTCGGCGTCCTGGACCGCCTGGCAGACGGTCGATCCCATGCGCCCGGCGGCGCCCACAACAGCTACGCGAATCGTCATGGCTCCACCCTAGCGACTCACTCGCCGGCCGCGGGAGACGTCTTGCCCGTCGGCGCCAGCAGGCCGGGGCGGATGAGCTCCAGCCAGCGCCGGCGGACCTCGACCGGACTGTCAGCGGGGCAGAAGACCATGAGGATGTAGAGGTCGGAGACGGTGAGGTCGGCCCGCAGCCGCCCCTCTTCACGCCCCACCTCGATGAGGCGCTCCAGCGCCTCAGTGGCCCGAGCCTCCGGCTCCGAGCACTCCACCGGCGCCCCCAGGGCCAGCGCGACGGTCTTGGCGGAGTGACTCCTCGCGATCATCTCCAGTGCCCGTTCCAGGAAGTCCAGGAGCTCCTGCGCGGCGTCGGCCCGGCGGGCCTCGACCCGCGCCCACGCCTCCCGAGCGTCTGCGGCCAGGGCCTCGACGTACTGGTTGACGACCGCCGCGAGCAGGTCCGCCTTGTTGGGGAAGTGCCGGTAGAGCGTGCCGACGGCGACGCCGGCCGCCTGGGCGATCTCCCCCATGGCCACCTCGGCGCCTCGCTCGGTCACCAGTCGTCTGGCGGCCTCAAGGATGCCG includes the following:
- the dapB gene encoding 4-hydroxy-tetrahydrodipicolinate reductase; this encodes MTIRVAVVGAAGRMGSTVCQAVQDAEGLELVARLDVGDPLDAEHLAGADVAVDFTVPSVTEANVHALIDAGVDVVVGTTGWNQESYERVSEHLARPEAAGRSVLIAPNFALSAVLAMSLAAKAAPYFESAEVIELHHPNKVDAPSGTAVATAQGIAAARVEAGLGAMPDATQTDPDGARGAVVDGVHVHAVRLRGLTAHEEVVLGNPGEQLTIRTDSFDRASFMPGVVLAVRQVSSRPGLTIGLDALLDL
- a CDS encoding TetR/AcrR family transcriptional regulator — protein: MKDGAVEQGAEQPATTGTSPERSSRRADAVRNRTGILEAARRLVTERGAEVAMGEIAQAAGVAVGTLYRHFPNKADLLAAVVNQYVEALAADAREAWARVEARRADAAQELLDFLERALEMIARSHSAKTVALALGAPVECSEPEARATEALERLIEVGREEGRLRADLTVSDLYILMVFCPADSPVEVRRRWLELIRPGLLAPTGKTSPAAGE
- a CDS encoding GNAT family N-acetyltransferase, which produces MDSSTPASPSSSASPDGSFPGADPLNGLGPDLDARAPHQHAHGGAQGPAGFVRPARVEDLEAIGEVQAATMLASLQAGHAAEHDSPLPEGVRAMIAAPVIAAGWEAAVVEPPSPRHHVLVATTAGGGAEDRAVVGLLGLAPTQSMDAKGQVDEAGVRAVEVTALGVEPASQRRGHGSRLLAAAVDLARQDGARALVAWAVRGDESVGRLLASVGMAPTGAHRVLGVGEGITEDCWAASL